A portion of the Mercenaria mercenaria strain notata unplaced genomic scaffold, MADL_Memer_1 contig_3675, whole genome shotgun sequence genome contains these proteins:
- the LOC123544428 gene encoding uncharacterized protein LOC123544428 has product MKMLVKIVLLVALCAFVNSTEPECSRFHYEEKTLEKMIKTEIYVDKIKSETEHMQQKMSEKMDGIQEDWKKTQLELKEANEDNEKAVEEIKNKVESLSTVQAVAFLAHNIKNKGPSDGETIVFSTTHFDVGSGYNNKNGTYTTPVAGIYMFTLQLCITGRRYIYFEIDTENGPILKGCFNDDSGSYDGCQTATTIAELGAKERVWIKSGSSSSGTDFWTQSTVWNSFSGVLISTVTK; this is encoded by the exons ATGAAGATGTTGGTAAAAATAGTTCTGTTAGTGGCTTTATGCGCTTTTGTGAATTCGACGGAACCGGAATGTTCAAGATTTCACTATGAAGAGAAAACGCTTGAAAAGatgattaaaactgaaatatatgtgGACAAAATAAAATCGGAGACTGAACACATGCAGCAAAAAATGTCCGAGAAAATGGATGGAATCCAAGAAGACTGGAAGAAAACGCAGCTTGAATTAAAAGAGGCCAACGAAGACAATGAGAAAGCAGTCgaggaaataaaaaataaagtagaaA GTCTTTCAACCGTGCAAGCAGTAGCTTTTCTGGCACACAATATAAAGAACAAAGGGCCAAGCGATGGTGAGACAATAGTATTTAGCACGACACACTTTGATGTCGGTTCCGGTTACAACAATAAAAATGGAACCTACACAACACCTGTCGCCGGAATCTACATGTTTACCTTGCAGCTGTGTATTACTGGTAGAAGATACATTTACTTTGAAATCGACACGGAAAACGGTCCTATTTTAAAAGGTTGCTTCAACGACGATTCGGGTAGTTATGATGGTTGCCAGACAGCCACAACTATTGCAGAACTGGGTGCAAAGGAACGTGTGTGGATAAAGAGCGGATCTTCTTCCAGTGGAACTGATTTCTGGACGCAATCAACAGTCTGGAATAGTTTTTCTGGTGTTCTAATTAGCACAGTTACGAAATAG